The stretch of DNA GAAAACGCTCCACCTTTTTTGATAGTCTAGATCTAGCTTTAGTACCTCATTGAAGTCACAGATTTGTGAGCGCCCATTGGTTTGCCATTGACCAGTAATCCCTGGTCTAACATTAAGACGCTGCCACATTTGTAAAGAGTATTGCTCTACTTCATCACAAGTAGGAGGTCGAGTTCCTACCAAACTCATATCTCCTTTAAGAACATTCCAGAACTGAGGAATTTCATCTAAGCTTGTTCGCCTCAAAAAATAACCAACTCGTGTAATTCTAGGGTCGCTTTTATTTTTAAAAAATGGACCATTGACTTGATTTTCAACCTGCTTTTTCAAATCTTCAGCATTGATAACCATTGAGCGAAACTTCCAAATGCGAAAACGTCTTCCTAGTAAACCACAGCGAGTTTGACTGAAAAAAATTGGACCAGGACTATCTATTTTGATTGCGATCGCAATAGGTACAAACAGAACTAACACTAATCCTAAGCCAACTAATGCACCTATGATATCTATCGCTCTTTTAAGCCTAGACTCTACTGATAAATGCACTTTAATAAGCGGATTTTTTATCTGTTTACGCTCGCTCAAAGAAATAGCACTACTTTTGTTATCAAAAAAAATTGGATTGATTCCAGCTTCTAGTAATACCTTCTGAATGTGCGAATTAATACTCCAAATCACCACATTAGTATTTTTGTGCTGAGCTTTCTGGAAAAATTTAATTAGTAATCCTACACCACTACTGTCAATAAAGGTAATTTGACTGCAGTCAAGAATGATATATTTTGACTTTTGTAATAAAAGATAATGAAAAACTTTGTCTAAATATATGGCATAAGCTAAATTTAAGTTAACAGGTAACTGAATTAAAGGAACTTTGTTCAATACTGAAAAATGTATATCTTTACTTAATGAAGATATTTCTAAAACCATAGCTTTTTCCTTTTATTTAAAGCGGTCATGTAGACGCTTGCAAATATTAGTAGCTGAAATGAATGTTGCAGGAACTCTTCGCGGTAAAGCCAAAAATCTCACTAAATCACCTGGAGACCAAGCAATTGGAACATCAAATTGAGAAAGAGCTTCTGCTAACTCAATCTGATGATCGTCAATATGTTCATTAAACTTTTGGCTCCTAGGTACTAAAATGTATGGTTTAGCAGTAACAGACAAAAGAAAAATTGTACCTTCTCCGCAATGTCCTATAATTATACGAGCTTGCTTGATAAGCCTATGAAACTGTTCTGGTGGAATTAAGGAATAGCTCTTAACTCCAGTAGGCACAGTAGTACAACTACCATATTGAACTATAACTTCTTCAGCTATAAAACCATACTCGATCGAGATTTGAATCCATGACATTAAGCGGTTAAAAGGAAATTGCTCGGTACCAACAGTAACAAGAATCATAGTGTAGCTAGAAAAGGAAAAACCCTACTTAAAAACCTATCATTTCTGCTTTTGGATACCGTGCTTGCAATTGCGGCCAATGTACATATAAAGTATCTAAAAATGGTAAGGCTAATCTGGCAGATAAGCTTAACTGCCTTACTCGTGTAATAGACTCGATAAAAACTGTTTGACTCCCTAACAACTTGGCCAAAATTAAGAAAGGTACTGCTACTCCTGCACCAGTAGAAATGACTAAATGAGGTGTTTCCTGAGAAAGAATTTGCCAAGCTAAATAAACGTTACGTATCAAATTTACTAGATTGCGATTTGTCGGACTCCAAGCCCAATACACTGTTTCTGCATTTAAAGTTGTTTTGGTATTCTCACTATAGAACGTCACCCAAATTCGCTGATGATTTCTCCAAAAAGGATATAAGTTTTGCATTGCTTGAAAATGCCCTCCAGTAGAGCAAACGAGCATAACTTTCATTGTTTGCTACCCAGTTAAAGTGCTTGCGAAATCGTATTGAAATTCAAAACTAGACTTAAGATAGTGTTACGACTGCAACAGATTCACTACCTACAGATTACTTAAGAAATATGACTCAATTCGTTGTATTAATTAACTTCTATATGTTCTAGTGATAATATATAATTGTCTATACAGAGAAGTTCAGAAAACACATTTTGACGCTACTGAACTTAAGACATACTTTTGTTCGCTCAAAAAGAAAACCCAACATTTAGCACGATGAGCTTCTCTTTTGAATTACAATCTACTTACCTATTTGCGTAGGTGTAAAATTATTTATTTCTTATTAAAATATTAACTGCTGATAATGTGTTGATATTCCAACCCTAGTTTTATAAGGTACGACTTACTCAATGGATTTTAAAAAGTTCATAATTTTGTAGTTATAAAATATTATTACTTTTTAATGATATAACTAGAAAAAGTATAAGAATAAATTTATGTATGTAGGGAAAAAACATGATTTTGCGAGCGATAGAGTGTTGCAAAGCTAAATATCTAGGTGTTTGTAAGCGAGCAGAAGCTATTAATATTCTGACTGTTAATTATAGTACTATGCAAACTATATAGTTATTAAATATTTATTGTTTTAAGGTAAGAAATATGAGAATTCAATTAAACTTTATTAAATCCGCAAAAAGTTATCTAGATAACATACTTACAAAAGCAGTACGGCTTAATGTAGTACTTATTAGGTTGAATTGAAAACTATTTTGATAAAACAATGCTCGTAAAACTTCAGACAATCAATCTCTACTATCAAACTAGAGTTCTTTTAGGAAGGATTGAGAAGTAAATTCTTGCTTCGTTAATCTTTTCAAAACACGCATCTATCAAGTTATCATCTACCAGCTTTGTGATGTAGATCACTGACCTTAAAAGAAAACTAACATAGAAGTTGAGGTGGTGGTGAGCGAGTTGAAAGTAGTAATGCTAGGATTTCATCCTGGATTTTGATAGAAGTAGTAGCTCAGTTGAAACTTGTTGAAGACAACTTCAGCTAATCTAGCGATGTACGACTTA from Chroococcidiopsis sp. TS-821 encodes:
- a CDS encoding sugar transferase, yielding MVLEISSLSKDIHFSVLNKVPLIQLPVNLNLAYAIYLDKVFHYLLLQKSKYIILDCSQITFIDSSGVGLLIKFFQKAQHKNTNVVIWSINSHIQKVLLEAGINPIFFDNKSSAISLSERKQIKNPLIKVHLSVESRLKRAIDIIGALVGLGLVLVLFVPIAIAIKIDSPGPIFFSQTRCGLLGRRFRIWKFRSMVINAEDLKKQVENQVNGPFFKNKSDPRITRVGYFLRRTSLDEIPQFWNVLKGDMSLVGTRPPTCDEVEQYSLQMWQRLNVRPGITGQWQTNGRSQICDFNEVLKLDLDYQKRWSVFYDIKLILKTLLVVFREKSSAL
- a CDS encoding glycosyltransferase, yielding MILVTVGTEQFPFNRLMSWIQISIEYGFIAEEVIVQYGSCTTVPTGVKSYSLIPPEQFHRLIKQARIIIGHCGEGTIFLLSVTAKPYILVPRSQKFNEHIDDHQIELAEALSQFDVPIAWSPGDLVRFLALPRRVPATFISATNICKRLHDRFK
- the pssD gene encoding PssD/Cps14F family polysaccharide biosynthesis glycosyltransferase, which translates into the protein MKVMLVCSTGGHFQAMQNLYPFWRNHQRIWVTFYSENTKTTLNAETVYWAWSPTNRNLVNLIRNVYLAWQILSQETPHLVISTGAGVAVPFLILAKLLGSQTVFIESITRVRQLSLSARLALPFLDTLYVHWPQLQARYPKAEMIGF